One window from the genome of Halictus rubicundus isolate RS-2024b chromosome 7, iyHalRubi1_principal, whole genome shotgun sequence encodes:
- the LOC143355398 gene encoding sorbitol dehydrogenase has translation MSKDNLTAILYGVNDIRLEQTPIEEPDQNEVLIEMACVGICGSDVHYLVNGRIGDFVVREPMIIGHESSGVVAKLGKGVTNLKVGDRVAIEPGVPCRTCRFCKEGRYNLCKDVVFCATPPVHGSLRRYYKHAADFCFKLPDHVTLEEGALMEPLAVGVHACKRANIGIDSSVLILGAGPIGLVTLLVAKAMGARKIVVTDLAQERLDVAKKLGADETLLIPRQNYNEAETVKKVHEVFGEEPDKTIDASGAQSSIRLAILATRSGGIAVLVGMGAAEVQVPLINALCREVDIRGVFRYANDYADALNLLATKKIDVKPLITHNYKMEETVAAFDTAKSGQSVIKVMIHCK, from the exons ATGTCTAAGGACAATCTTACCGCCATCCTCTACGGTGTCAACGACATCAGGCTG gAGCAAACTCCTATCGAGGAGCCTGACCAGAATG AGGTACTGATCGAAATGGCTTGCGTCGGCATCTGCGGTTCCGACGTCCACTATCTGGTAAATGGCAGAATCGGTGACTTTGTGGTGCGCGAACCGATGATCATTGGTCACGAATCATCCGGCGTGGTGGCCAAGTTAGGAAAGGGCGTGACAAATTTGAAG GTTGGCGACCGAGTGGCCATCGAACCCGGTGTACCATGCAGAACCTGTAGATTTTGCAAGGAAGGCCGTTACAATTTATGCAAGGACGTGGTTTTCTGTGCTACGCCACCGGTGCACGGCAGTTTAAGACGCTACTACAAACACGCCGCCGACTTTTGCTTCAA GTTGCCAGACCACGTGACACTGGAAGAAGGAGCTTTGATGGAGCCATTGGCTGTCGGTGTGCACGCTTGCAAGCGAGCAAACATCGGTATCGATTCGTCGGTGCTGATTTTGGGAGCAGGACCGATCGGTCTCGTAACGTTGCTGGTAGCGAAAGCCATGGGTGCCCGTAAAATCGTCGTTACCG ATCTGGCGCAAGAGAGGTTGGACGTCGCGAAGAAGCTCGGCGCTGATGAAACGCTCTTGATTCCCAGGCAGAACTATAATGAAGCTGAAACCGTGAAGAAAGTTCACGAAGTTTTCGGGGAGGAGCCTGATAAGACAATCGACGCGAGCGGAGCTCAGTCGTCGATCCGATTGGCGATTCTC GCAACAAGATCCGGTGGAATCGCAGTTTTGGTAGGCATGGGCGCAGCGGAAGTCCAAGTTCCACTGATCAACGCGCTCTGCAGAGAGGTGGACATCAGAGGAGTGTTTCGATACGCGAACGA TTACGCCGACGCCTTGAATCTTCTGGCTACGAAGAAGATAGACGTAAAGCCGCTGATAACTCACAATTACAAGATGGAGGAAACCGTGGCAGCGTTCGATACTGCAAAATCGGGACAGTCCGTGATCAAGGTGATGATACATTGCAAGTAG
- the Riok2 gene encoding RIO kinase 2: MGKLNVTMLRYLTRDDFRVLTAIEMGMKNHELVPASLAAQIANLRYGGVHKLMKELCRHRLLSYERGKHYDGYRLTNAGYDYLALKVLAQRGVVASFGNQIGVGKESNIYIVANEEGDPVCLKLHRLGRTCFRNIKGKRDYHQHRKSASWLYLSRISATREYAYMKALFDRGFPVPNPIDLNRHCVVMELVEGGPLCGIREVEDVESLYDELMNLIVKLGNHGVIHGDFNEFNIMITNSGKPILIDFPQMISTEHADARLHFERDVNCVRDFFKRRFAYESELYPTFDDLSREDCIDAEIKASGLTKQMEKDLLKEMGMVEDDDEEETEATENETDDTSENEVSRLQRRVENSINEFGSSHDTEDASASETEEPKNAVHSRLESEVTDSDGTKDLRVNRILNNFENERLYNLKADNDNDNDNESTDSFGSAKQNFDSEEERSEIGKSRFDARSVYSTTTTTTIPPEMIKAKVKTALERRSKKEKSRRILIKGEANATTRIRRENRDTVKQSTGIWGWE; encoded by the exons ATGGGTAAATTGAATGTCACAATGTTACGGTATTTAACGCGGGATGATTTCCGCGTTTTAACCGCT ATCGAGATGGGAATGAAAAATCACGAGCTCGTTCCTGCATCATTGGCAGCTCAGATAGCCAATTTGCGGTATGGAGGAGTTCACAAATTAATGAAGGAATTGTGTAGACATAGGCTTCTCAGTTATGAACGTGGCAAACATT ATGATGGTTACCGATTGACAAATGCTGGCTACGATTACTTGGCTTTGAAAGTTTTGGCGCAAAGGGGTGTTGTCGCATCCTTCGGCAACCAAATAGGAGTAGGAAAGGAATCAAACATTTACATTGTTGCCAATGAAGAAGGAGACCCTGTTTGTTTGAAATTGCACAGATTAGGAAGAACGTGCTTCCGAAATATTAAAGGCAAAAGAGATTACCATCAGCACAGAAAATCAGCGTCGTGGCTGTATTTGTCGAGAATATCTGCAACCAGAGAGTATGCTTACATGAAAGCGCTCTTCGATAGAGGATTTCCAGTACCGAATCCGATCGATCTCAACAGGCATTGCGTTGTCATGGAGCTGGTTGAAGGTGGACCTCT TTGCGGCATAAGAGAAGTAGAGGACGTTGAATCCCTTTACGACGAATTAATGAATTTGATCGTAAAACTTGGGAATCACGGAGTTATTCACGGGGATTTCAACGAATTTAATATCATGATCACGAACAGTGGAAAACCGATCCTTATTGATTTTCCACAAATGATTTCTACAGAGCATGCTGACGCTAGACTCCATTTTGAAAGGGATGTGAATTGTGTGCGAGATTTCTTTAAGAGACGTTTCGCTTACGAGAGCGAGCTCTATCCAACATTCGACGATCTTTC GAGGGAGGATTGCATTGACGCAGAAATCAAGGCCAGTGGTCTGACGAAACAGATGGAAAAGGATCTTTTAAAGGAGATGGGAATGGTTGAGGATGACGACGAGGAAGAAACTGAAGCAACAGAAAACGAAACAGACGACACGAGTGAAAATGAAGTTAGTCGTCTGCAGCGTCGAGTTGAAAATTCCATCAACGAGTTCGGGAGTTCACATGATACCGAGGACGCATCTGCATCGGAAACAGAAGAACCGAAAAATGCAGTTCATTCGCGTTTGGAAAGTGAAGTTACTGACAGTGACGGGACAAAAGATCTCCGTGTAAATAGGATATTAAATAACTTTGAGAACGAACGGTTATACAATTTAAAGGCAGATAACGATAACGATAATGATAACGAATCCACCGACTCGTTCGGATCCGCCAAACAAAATTTCGATTCGGAGGAAGAGCGTTCAGAAATTGGCAAATCGCGATTCGATGCGAGAAGCGTTTACAGCACAACAACTACCACTACGATTCCTCCAGAAATGATTAAAGCGAAAGTGAAGACAGCTCTGGAGAGACggtcgaaaaaagaaaaaagcagaAGGATCCTCATTAAAGGGGAAGCGAACGCGACGACCAGAATTCGAAGGGAGAACAGGGACACCGTGAAGCAGTCGACGGGAATATGGGGGTGGGAGTAA
- the Mrps30 gene encoding mitochondrial ribosomal protein S30: MFAGLRKSVFNCPIVVRKNPTRKYALPVPSRSSQLEDVYSPILDLSKQGVKRRAKEEWHNKIQKLESVEEKLFGLNMPYYYGWKSLLLQEGIIPYNSLQHTQYITKTHLVDNQKLPNFYDNLCTPEQLDILVQNVKKPIQDAIIFERCNRVGQEDTNKMYNQVNNISYQINRIILTALTSQFPHLIESEVDFEPRIESFWLRGKCKNPWESTTEADAKGPTECANRVLNDDPIQYFGTPILQLRNTLPLKEFLSTSECNRFEFEYPKFNLSPKTLGYRYEYKHATNIPGFWPGDPTEFGLLSYHNCSHLASRRPTFDDKEDALVVQAIFASYSWLLSQACYQGFTTVNEMTYPLVTQTVLTDSQMWSFCAYQLNTILLRSPFVEENPTCNMCWITKPEKLFDTVENEQIHGFNEDVLRTLIKFYINAPEERTGVNMKPYLGESVKHLADISETERRIWLENEFKYIMSNRPRHFKIPEIPVWQKIYKIKFKTRPVEKKRDPWEFGYKPFERRMDDHLPIYIPRALREDPKKRKVGRWAKTYYPDA, from the exons ATGTTTGCTGGATTACGAAAATCCGTATTTAACTGTCCTATTGTTGTCAGAAAGAATCCCACACGTAAATATGCTCTCCCAGTGCCCAGTAGATCCAGTCAGTTGGAAGATGTTTATTCGCCGATATTGGATCTATCCAAACAAGGTGTGAAGAGAAGAGCGAAAGAAGAATGGCACAATAAAATTCAGAAGTTGGAATCTGTAGAGGAGAAATTGTTTGGATTGAATATGCCGTATTATTACGGGTGGAAATCTCTACTCTTACAAGAAGGAATTATTCCGTATAATTCATTGCAGCACACTCAATACATTACGAAAACTCATCTAGTGGATAATCAGAAATTACCAAATTTTTATGATAACTTATGTACACCGGAACAGTTAGACATTTTGgtacaaaatgtaaaaaagcCTATACAGGATGCCATTATCTTCGAACGTTGTAACAG AGTTGGACAGGAAGACACAAACAAAATGTACAATCAAGTGAACAATATTTCTTAtcaaattaatagaataatattgACTGCTCTTACCTCGCAATTCCCACATTTAATAGAATCAGAAGTAGATTTTGAACCAAGAATCGAATCTTTCTGGCTTAGGGGAAAATGTAAAAATCCTTGGGAAAGCACGACAGAAGCAGATGCAAAAGGACCCACAGAATGTGCAAATAGAGTACTAAACGATGATCCTATTCAATATTTTGGTACTCCGATACTACAACTAAGGAATACATTGCCATTGAAAGAATTCCTTTCTACGAGCGAATGTAATCGTTTCGAATTCGAGTATCCTAAGTTTAACCTATCTCCTAAAACATTGGGGTATCGGTACGAATATAAGCACGCCACTAACATACCTGGCTTCTGGCCTGGTGATCCTACAGAATTTGGTTTGTTGTCTTACCATAATTGCAGTCACTTGGCATCTAGGCGACCAACTTTTGACGACAAAGAAGATGCGTTAGTAGTGCAAGCTATATTTGCCTCTTACAGCTGGTTGTTGTCTCAGGCTTGTTATCAAG GCTTTACTACAGTTAATGAAATGACGTATCCACTAGTGACGCAGACTGTTTTGACAGACAGTCAAATGTGGTCATTCTGCGCCTATCAATTGAACACGATATTACTGCGATCGCCATTCGTAGAGGAGAATCCCACGTGCAACATGTGCTGGATAACCAAACCCGAGAAATTGTTTGACACAGTGGAGAATGAACAGATTCATGGTTTTAACGAAGATGTATTGAGAACAttgatcaaattttatattaacgCGCCTGAAGAAAGGACCGGTGTAAATATGAAGCCTTATTTGGGAGAATCTGTGAAACATCTGGCCGATATTTCAGAAACCGAGCGAAGGATATGGCTGGAAAATGAATTCAAATATATTATGTCGAACAGACCGAGGCATTT CAAAATACCAGAGATACCTGTTTGGCAGAAGATCTACAAGATTAAATTCAAGACCCGACCCGTAGAAAAGAAACGGGATCCATGGGAGTTCGGTTATAAACCGTTCGAACGTAGAATGGACGATCATTTACCGATTTATATACCTAGAGCCCTTCGAGAAGATCCAAAGAAGAGGAAAGTAGGTCGATGGGCGAAAACGTATTATCCGGATGCGTGA